The following coding sequences lie in one Corynebacterium humireducens NBRC 106098 = DSM 45392 genomic window:
- a CDS encoding DUF1648 domain-containing protein, giving the protein MTPPPDLPRIRVNWWWILATVAVSALVAGHLLREVYPGLPDPMPVHWNARGEADGVAAKSVAGFLGIVLIGPGTIVLTMLAVAGLISLQSASITERGGARTPAEARRTWHTLRAAQTHLGWYLFGVNASVLALLVRTYTGADQGVDLPVFLAGLAGLTALLLLVLYRAQRTAEEKHPRPAAEQSHWRGGIYRNPDDPRLLVPNDSGMNLTVNLGHPSGKLVLGLILGGPLLLVLGLLLVLL; this is encoded by the coding sequence ATGACACCCCCACCCGATCTGCCGCGCATCCGGGTCAACTGGTGGTGGATCCTGGCCACCGTCGCCGTGAGCGCCCTGGTGGCCGGCCACCTCCTCCGGGAGGTCTACCCGGGGCTCCCGGACCCGATGCCCGTCCACTGGAACGCCCGCGGGGAGGCGGACGGTGTCGCCGCGAAGTCGGTGGCCGGATTCCTGGGCATCGTGCTGATCGGGCCGGGGACCATCGTGCTGACCATGCTGGCGGTCGCCGGGCTGATCTCCCTGCAGTCGGCGTCGATCACCGAGAGGGGAGGGGCACGCACCCCGGCGGAGGCACGTCGCACCTGGCACACCCTCCGGGCGGCGCAGACCCACCTGGGCTGGTACCTGTTCGGCGTCAACGCGTCTGTGCTGGCGCTGCTGGTGCGCACCTACACCGGCGCTGACCAGGGGGTTGACCTGCCCGTGTTCCTGGCGGGGCTGGCGGGACTCACCGCGCTGCTCCTGCTGGTGCTCTACCGGGCGCAGCGGACCGCCGAGGAGAAGCACCCGCGTCCCGCCGCGGAACAGTCCCACTGGCGGGGTGGCATCTACCGGAACCCCGATGACCCGCGGCTGCTGGTCCCCAACGACTCAGGGATGAACCTCACCGTCAATCTCGGTCACCCGTCCGGGAAGCTCGTCCTCGGGCTGATCCTGGGTGGCCCGCTTCTCCTCGTGCTCGGCCTGCTGCTCGTGCTCCTGTGA
- a CDS encoding DUF2339 domain-containing protein: MTVDPRDSMELRLTLRRLEAAEAALADARRSLDAVLNRQSEAARAEAPTEAPAEVPVMAPVQGPPPPPLKYGKPAKPPKPSKPPVPTETKVIRAVAVAGSLITVAGVGLAVALAIQMGLLGPLGRVLLSTLLALALFGAGLWLDGYRHRVTDRDTAGMAAGVTALFVTSWLASAVILAALWLVLEWWPAWAATLALMAVWVVFLAVSVIRRLEWVAFFAGLSTLLVVPTFFEAFTPTTWIVALMPLTLLAVTTVLRRPAIRVMSGVAALFVQLWLSMDVLSTWSGPTQTTAIVLALLAMGSALAFATVTLRQPSPDDRADLLTVFVVPLLLLLFATPVAADAWAIWLLVPATVALAFLGHRHEQLLEMVAVCATAVAFVLVWENTPPFGAGARIDATIVVALFFLAAVVTVLWLEASGEGRVWPWAFWLGAALTVTFDLSRNVLGKSPLWLTDHIALVQAGLIAVFLGVVISRRKALAPLPVWAQIVLAVAGLHLSMVALVTAATWLGNLISGTSGMWLGYLVGHALVSILWMVLAAWILLAAPGLSDRGSLGAGMVLAVAGVVKLVFFDLGTLEGLPRAMAFLVSGVALLAMASLRTRRARPSQEHEQQAEHEEKRATQDQPEDELPGRVTEIDGEVHP, from the coding sequence ATGACCGTCGATCCCCGCGACTCCATGGAACTGCGACTCACCCTGCGACGGCTCGAGGCCGCCGAGGCAGCGCTTGCCGACGCCCGTCGCTCGCTCGACGCCGTCCTCAACCGGCAGTCCGAGGCGGCGCGGGCCGAGGCCCCGACAGAGGCCCCGGCGGAGGTGCCGGTGATGGCCCCCGTCCAGGGTCCGCCTCCCCCGCCCCTTAAGTACGGGAAGCCAGCCAAGCCCCCGAAGCCGTCCAAGCCTCCGGTGCCGACCGAGACGAAGGTCATCCGTGCGGTCGCCGTGGCGGGATCGCTCATCACGGTCGCCGGCGTGGGACTGGCGGTGGCCCTGGCCATCCAGATGGGTCTGCTCGGCCCGCTGGGCAGGGTGCTGCTGTCGACGCTGCTGGCCCTCGCCCTCTTCGGTGCAGGTCTGTGGCTGGACGGCTACCGGCACCGGGTCACGGATCGTGACACCGCCGGCATGGCCGCCGGCGTGACCGCCCTCTTCGTCACCTCCTGGCTGGCGTCGGCGGTCATCCTCGCCGCCCTCTGGCTGGTGCTCGAGTGGTGGCCGGCGTGGGCGGCCACCCTGGCCCTCATGGCGGTGTGGGTGGTGTTCCTGGCGGTGTCGGTCATCCGCCGACTGGAGTGGGTGGCGTTCTTCGCCGGCCTGTCGACGCTCCTCGTCGTCCCCACCTTCTTCGAGGCCTTCACCCCGACGACGTGGATCGTCGCTCTCATGCCGCTCACGCTGCTGGCCGTCACCACCGTCCTCCGGCGTCCGGCGATCCGGGTCATGTCCGGCGTCGCGGCCTTGTTCGTGCAGCTCTGGCTGTCGATGGACGTCCTCTCGACCTGGTCGGGTCCTACGCAGACCACGGCGATCGTCCTCGCGCTGCTCGCCATGGGTTCCGCCCTCGCCTTCGCGACGGTCACCCTGCGTCAACCGAGCCCCGACGACCGTGCGGACCTGCTCACCGTCTTCGTGGTGCCCCTGCTCCTGCTGTTGTTCGCGACCCCGGTCGCCGCCGACGCCTGGGCGATCTGGCTGCTCGTCCCCGCCACGGTCGCCCTGGCCTTCCTCGGCCACCGGCACGAGCAACTGCTCGAGATGGTCGCGGTCTGCGCCACGGCCGTCGCCTTCGTCCTCGTCTGGGAGAACACCCCACCCTTCGGGGCGGGCGCGCGTATCGACGCCACCATCGTCGTCGCCCTCTTCTTCCTCGCGGCCGTCGTCACCGTCCTCTGGCTGGAGGCCAGCGGGGAGGGCCGGGTGTGGCCGTGGGCCTTCTGGCTCGGCGCCGCCCTGACGGTCACCTTCGACCTCTCCCGGAACGTGCTGGGCAAGTCCCCGCTGTGGCTCACCGACCACATCGCGCTGGTCCAGGCGGGTCTCATCGCGGTCTTCCTCGGGGTGGTCATCTCGCGGCGGAAGGCTCTCGCTCCTCTGCCCGTGTGGGCGCAGATCGTCCTCGCCGTCGCGGGGCTGCACCTGTCGATGGTCGCCCTCGTCACCGCCGCCACCTGGCTGGGCAACCTCATCTCCGGGACCTCCGGCATGTGGCTCGGCTACCTCGTCGGCCACGCCCTGGTGAGCATCCTGTGGATGGTCCTGGCGGCGTGGATCCTGCTCGCCGCCCCGGGCCTCAGCGACCGGGGTTCCCTGGGCGCGGGCATGGTGCTGGCGGTCGCCGGAGTGGTCAAGCTGGTCTTCTTCGACCTGGGCACGCTGGAGGGGCTCCCACGGGCCATGGCCTTCCTCGTGTCCGGTGTCGCGCTGCTGGCGATGGCGTCCCTGCGGACGCGCCGGGCACGCCCCTCACAGGAGCACGAGCAGCAGGCCGAGCACGAGGAGAAGCGGGCCACCCAGGATCAGCCCGAGGACGAGCTTCCCGGACGGGTGACCGAGATTGACGGTGAGGTTCATCCCTGA
- the infC gene encoding translation initiation factor IF-3: protein MARYVSRNPLLEESHISAEARINERIRVPEVRLVGPGGEQVGIVRTDDARKLAYEADLDLVEVAPNAKPPVAKIMDYGKFKYEQAQKARESRKNQQQTVVKEQKFRPKIDDHDYETKKGNVIRFLEKGSKVKVTIMFRGREQSRPELGFRLLERLAEDVKEYGIVETRAKQDGRNMTMVIGPLRKGKK from the coding sequence GTGGCACGGTATGTTTCACGAAACCCGCTACTTGAGGAGTCACACATCAGCGCTGAAGCTCGCATTAATGAGCGTATCCGAGTTCCCGAGGTCCGCCTTGTCGGCCCGGGCGGTGAGCAGGTCGGTATCGTCCGCACGGATGATGCCCGCAAGCTCGCATACGAGGCAGATCTCGACCTGGTTGAGGTCGCCCCGAACGCGAAGCCGCCGGTCGCGAAGATCATGGACTACGGAAAGTTCAAGTACGAGCAGGCCCAGAAGGCCCGCGAGTCCCGCAAGAACCAGCAGCAGACTGTGGTCAAGGAGCAGAAGTTCCGTCCCAAGATCGACGACCACGATTACGAGACGAAAAAGGGCAACGTGATCCGCTTCCTGGAGAAGGGATCCAAGGTCAAGGTGACCATCATGTTCCGCGGTCGTGAGCAGTCGCGTCCGGAGCTCGGCTTCCGGCTCCTGGAGCGCCTGGCAGAGGATGTCAAGGAGTACGGCATCGTCGAGACCCGCGCCAAGCAGGACGGCCGCAACATGACCATGGTGATCGGACCGCTCCGCAAGGGCAAGAAGTAG
- the rpmI gene encoding 50S ribosomal protein L35 → MKQKTHKGTAKRVKITGSGKLRREQAGRRHLLEGKPSTRTRRLKGTVDVAPADVKRMKRLLGKA, encoded by the coding sequence ATGAAGCAGAAGACCCACAAGGGCACCGCCAAGCGCGTGAAGATCACCGGCTCCGGCAAGCTGCGCCGCGAGCAGGCCGGCCGTCGCCACCTCCTCGAGGGCAAGCCGTCCACCCGCACCCGTCGCCTGAAGGGCACCGTTGACGTGGCCCCGGCCGACGTCAAGCGCATGAAGCGCCTCCTCGGCAAGGCTTAA
- the rplT gene encoding 50S ribosomal protein L20, producing the protein MARVKRSVNAKKKRRAILKSAKGYRGQRSRLYRKAKEQWLHSMTYSYRDRRARKSEFRKLWIQRINAAARMNDITYNRLIHGLRLAEIDVDRKILAELAVSDFAAFSALCEAAKAALPEDVNAPVAAA; encoded by the coding sequence GTGGCACGTGTCAAGCGGTCCGTCAACGCCAAGAAGAAGCGTCGCGCAATCCTGAAGTCCGCCAAGGGCTACCGCGGCCAGCGCTCCCGCCTTTACCGCAAGGCCAAGGAGCAGTGGCTGCACTCCATGACCTACTCCTACCGCGACCGTCGCGCTCGCAAGTCGGAGTTCCGTAAGCTGTGGATCCAGCGCATCAACGCTGCCGCCCGCATGAACGACATCACCTACAACCGCCTCATCCACGGCCTGCGCCTGGCTGAGATCGATGTCGACCGCAAGATCCTCGCCGAGCTGGCCGTCAGCGACTTCGCTGCCTTCTCCGCTCTCTGCGAGGCTGCCAAGGCTGCCCTGCCGGAGGACGTCAACGCTCCGGTCGCCGCTGCCTAA
- a CDS encoding type IV toxin-antitoxin system AbiEi family antitoxin domain-containing protein: MTPEGDYWTTDDLRRQGLSDSDIRRLHRQGRIHRLVHGLYTREPPEGVTVARALAHRYPDLTFTGHTALSIRGHRATFLLPTTGVVPAGHRALDSGYLVAPRSRAIQRHTHDGLPVVSSVAAVAGDTWLNRLSRIEALEKDYAGFDGRDRFETDCQALSAGQRRNLEPLLKRTVIGASSRMERLFHLDVRGMGLDAIPNFRFGPYTWDLGFPEATTLVDLDSARFHTSENERSFMIDRWKANHAEMAGWGHLQFTDLCLDDPLARKAALQEIRALVEHRRHLPAPTGVPGRVTEGLWDIHGGLKGT, from the coding sequence ATGACACCCGAGGGGGACTACTGGACCACAGACGACCTCAGACGGCAGGGGCTGAGTGACAGCGACATCCGCCGACTGCACCGGCAGGGGCGGATCCACCGGCTGGTGCACGGGCTCTACACGAGGGAACCACCCGAAGGGGTGACGGTCGCCCGGGCGCTGGCCCACCGCTATCCGGACCTGACGTTCACCGGACACACGGCGTTGAGCATCCGCGGGCACCGTGCGACCTTCCTCCTGCCGACGACCGGGGTGGTGCCGGCGGGCCACCGCGCCCTGGACTCCGGGTACCTCGTCGCGCCCCGGAGCCGCGCGATCCAACGGCACACGCACGACGGGCTGCCCGTAGTGTCGTCGGTCGCGGCGGTCGCCGGGGACACCTGGCTGAACAGGCTCTCGCGTATCGAGGCACTGGAGAAGGACTACGCCGGTTTCGACGGAAGAGACAGGTTCGAGACCGACTGTCAGGCGTTGTCCGCGGGGCAACGGAGAAACCTGGAACCGCTGCTGAAGAGGACCGTCATCGGTGCCTCGAGCCGGATGGAGCGGCTCTTCCACCTGGATGTCCGGGGGATGGGGCTGGACGCCATCCCGAACTTCCGTTTCGGGCCGTACACGTGGGACCTCGGCTTCCCTGAGGCCACGACGCTGGTTGACCTGGACAGCGCCCGATTCCACACCTCCGAGAATGAACGCAGCTTCATGATCGACCGGTGGAAGGCGAACCACGCCGAGATGGCGGGCTGGGGCCATCTGCAGTTCACCGACCTCTGCCTCGATGACCCGCTGGCCCGGAAGGCCGCCCTGCAGGAGATTCGGGCTCTGGTGGAGCATCGGCGGCACCTTCCGGCGCCGACGGGAGTGCCCGGTCGGGTGACCGAGGGTCTGTGGGACATCCACGGAGGGCTGAAGGGGACGTGA
- a CDS encoding TrmH family RNA methyltransferase — protein sequence MTLDFTEPFTERTPRVVNAAKLQRAAGRRKANQFIVEGENAVEAAVATGAARDVFVTEQAARRFEEILITCGHMGVYVHPISDRAAKSLSDTVTTTGIFAVCEPVLWTVGKALRGRPRLVSVPVETSEPGNAGTLIRVADAMGADAVVFAGETTDPQSSKSARASAGSLFHLPVARNTNVKDVLGQLRSAGLQILATAADGEVELDNAEELLTKPTAWLFGNEAHGLGEELLGLADHRVRIPIRGRAESLNLATAASICLYESAKAQARANR from the coding sequence ATGACTCTCGACTTCACTGAACCCTTCACAGAGCGCACCCCGCGCGTCGTCAATGCGGCGAAGCTGCAGCGGGCGGCGGGGCGTCGTAAAGCCAACCAGTTCATCGTCGAGGGGGAGAACGCGGTCGAGGCCGCCGTGGCGACGGGGGCGGCGCGGGACGTGTTCGTCACCGAGCAGGCGGCCCGGCGCTTCGAGGAGATCCTCATCACCTGCGGGCACATGGGCGTGTACGTGCACCCCATCAGCGACAGGGCCGCGAAGTCGCTGTCCGACACCGTGACCACAACCGGCATCTTCGCGGTCTGTGAACCGGTGCTGTGGACCGTCGGCAAGGCGCTGCGGGGGCGTCCGCGCCTGGTGTCGGTGCCGGTGGAGACCTCCGAGCCCGGCAACGCCGGCACGCTGATCCGGGTGGCGGACGCGATGGGCGCCGACGCCGTCGTCTTCGCCGGCGAGACCACCGACCCGCAGTCGAGCAAGTCCGCCCGCGCCTCCGCCGGGTCACTGTTCCACCTGCCGGTGGCCCGCAACACCAACGTGAAGGACGTCCTCGGGCAGCTGCGTTCGGCGGGCCTGCAGATCCTCGCGACCGCCGCCGACGGGGAGGTGGAGCTGGACAATGCGGAGGAGCTGCTCACGAAGCCGACCGCATGGCTGTTCGGCAACGAGGCCCACGGGCTGGGGGAGGAGCTGCTCGGTCTCGCGGACCACCGGGTGCGCATCCCGATCCGGGGGCGCGCGGAATCCCTCAACCTGGCGACGGCGGCGTCGATCTGCCTCTACGAGTCCGCCAAGGCCCAGGCGCGTGCGAACCGCTGA
- the pheS gene encoding phenylalanine--tRNA ligase subunit alpha has translation MSDTPEIELTEAGLNAAADQAVAAFDSATSLEELAVARRDHLGDDAPIPQARRSLGTLPKDQRKDAGRLVNMARGRVEKHYAEVLAELEVKQRAEQLKAEKVDVTVPTTRRQVGALHPITSLMETISDIFLGMGWEIEDGPEVEAEYFNFDSLNFLPDHPARTLQDTFHVGAEDSLQVLRTHTSPVQVRSMFDRDVPLYIACPGRVFRTDELDATHTPVFHQVEGLAVDKGLTMAHLRGTLDHLAKTLFGPETKTRMRSNYFPFTEPSAEVDVWFPNKKGGAGWIEWGGCGMVHPNVLRAVGVDPEVYTGFAFGMGLERTLQFRNGLADMRDMVEGDVRFTLPFGIQK, from the coding sequence GTGTCTGACACTCCGGAAATTGAACTGACCGAGGCGGGGCTCAACGCTGCCGCGGACCAGGCTGTCGCTGCCTTCGACTCCGCGACCAGCCTGGAGGAGCTCGCCGTCGCACGCCGCGACCATCTCGGCGACGACGCCCCGATCCCGCAGGCCCGCCGTTCCCTCGGCACCCTGCCCAAGGATCAGCGCAAGGACGCCGGCCGTCTGGTGAACATGGCGCGGGGCCGCGTCGAGAAGCACTACGCCGAGGTCCTGGCGGAGCTTGAGGTCAAGCAGCGCGCGGAGCAGCTCAAGGCCGAGAAGGTCGACGTCACCGTGCCGACCACCCGTCGGCAGGTCGGTGCGCTGCACCCGATCACCTCGCTCATGGAGACCATCTCCGACATCTTCCTCGGCATGGGCTGGGAGATCGAGGACGGCCCGGAGGTCGAGGCCGAGTACTTCAACTTCGACTCCCTGAACTTCCTCCCGGACCACCCGGCCCGCACCCTGCAGGACACCTTCCACGTCGGCGCCGAGGACTCCCTCCAGGTGCTGCGCACCCACACCTCCCCGGTGCAGGTCCGCTCCATGTTCGACCGTGACGTGCCGCTCTACATCGCGTGCCCCGGCCGGGTGTTCCGCACCGACGAGCTCGACGCCACCCACACGCCGGTGTTCCACCAGGTGGAGGGCCTGGCGGTGGACAAGGGCCTGACCATGGCCCACCTGCGCGGCACCCTCGACCACCTGGCCAAGACCCTGTTCGGCCCGGAGACGAAGACCCGCATGCGCTCCAACTACTTCCCGTTCACCGAGCCCTCCGCCGAGGTCGACGTGTGGTTCCCGAACAAGAAGGGCGGCGCCGGCTGGATCGAGTGGGGCGGCTGCGGCATGGTCCACCCGAACGTGCTGCGCGCGGTGGGCGTCGACCCGGAGGTCTACACCGGCTTCGCGTTCGGCATGGGCCTGGAGCGCACCCTCCAGTTCCGCAACGGCCTCGCCGACATGCGCGACATGGTCGAGGGCGACGTCCGATTCACCCTGCCGTTCGGCATCCAGAAGTAA
- the pheT gene encoding phenylalanine--tRNA ligase subunit beta, whose protein sequence is MLLAQNWVTGLLRHANPSFGVSAEELDAGYVRVGFETEGYEAIPETTGPLVFGVVKDIKELTEFKKPIRYCQVDVGDANGTGELQGIVCGATNFVEGDTVVVALPGAVLPGNFRIAARKTYDHISDGMICSAAELGLTDKSAGIQTFDPTSGQPGEDAREALGLADTVFDVNVTPDRGYALSARGLSRELASAFDLQYTDVAHEPGVAGIDLSGVPEATGELLNIDVRPETSTVRFGLRKVTGIDPQAQSPFWLQRELMLSGQRPVNAATDVTNYVMLLLGQPMHAFDAAKISGGLLVRNASAGEKFETLDHVERTLDAADVVICDDTGIQSLAGVMGGTLSEIADDTTDVYFEAATWDPLTVARTSRRHKLTSEASRRFERGVDPAVVEVALDMACALLVDIAGGEIAAERTIVGDVPAMPTITMDVNHPADLAGVDYSRETVIARLEEVGCTVAVSSCGGKLEVTPPTWRGDLTIPADLVEEVLRLEGLEDIPLVLPTPVGGRGLTPAQRRRRAVEHALAYNGYAEILPSPFIANDTFDVWGLDADDERRNAVKVQNPLEADRAILGTTLLPTMLDAVVRNVARGRNDVALFGLQQVAFKRADASPMPSVAARPSEAEITELVESLPYQPLHVSTVATGQIEYEGPWGEGRDYTWADAIESARVVARAADVELDVQSVEHLPWHPGRCAALLVDGVVVGHAGELHPQILEALGLPARTCAMEMDLTAVPLTENFPAPVLSSYPALHQDIALVVDESVPAEDVRRVVAEGAGDLLEEVELFDVYRSEQLGEGRKSLAFSLLFRAGDRTLTDEEANERRLAAAELAKVRFGAEMRA, encoded by the coding sequence ATGCTGCTTGCACAGAACTGGGTCACCGGACTGCTGCGTCACGCCAACCCGTCCTTCGGCGTCTCCGCCGAGGAGCTCGACGCCGGCTACGTCCGCGTCGGCTTCGAGACCGAGGGCTACGAGGCCATCCCCGAGACCACCGGACCGCTGGTGTTCGGCGTGGTCAAGGACATCAAGGAGCTCACCGAGTTCAAGAAGCCCATCCGCTACTGCCAGGTCGACGTCGGCGACGCCAACGGAACCGGCGAGCTGCAGGGCATCGTCTGCGGCGCCACCAACTTCGTCGAGGGCGACACCGTCGTCGTCGCGCTGCCGGGCGCCGTGCTGCCGGGCAACTTCCGGATCGCCGCCCGCAAGACCTACGACCACATCTCCGACGGCATGATCTGCTCCGCCGCGGAGCTGGGCCTCACCGACAAGTCCGCCGGCATCCAGACCTTCGACCCGACCTCAGGCCAGCCGGGCGAGGACGCCCGCGAGGCCCTCGGCCTGGCCGACACCGTCTTCGACGTCAACGTCACCCCGGACCGCGGCTACGCCCTGTCCGCCCGCGGCCTGTCCCGCGAGCTGGCCTCCGCCTTCGACCTGCAGTACACCGACGTGGCCCACGAGCCGGGCGTCGCCGGCATCGACCTGTCCGGCGTCCCGGAGGCGACCGGCGAGCTGCTGAACATCGACGTGCGCCCGGAGACCAGCACCGTCCGCTTCGGTCTGCGCAAGGTCACCGGCATCGACCCGCAGGCGCAGTCCCCGTTCTGGCTGCAGCGTGAGCTCATGCTCTCCGGCCAGCGCCCGGTCAACGCCGCCACCGACGTGACCAACTACGTCATGCTGCTGCTGGGCCAGCCGATGCACGCCTTCGACGCCGCGAAGATCTCCGGCGGCCTGCTCGTTCGCAACGCCTCCGCCGGCGAGAAGTTCGAGACCCTCGACCACGTCGAGCGCACCCTCGACGCCGCCGACGTGGTCATCTGCGACGACACCGGCATTCAGTCGCTGGCCGGCGTCATGGGCGGCACCCTCTCCGAGATCGCCGACGACACCACCGACGTCTACTTCGAGGCCGCCACCTGGGACCCGCTGACCGTCGCACGCACCTCGCGCCGTCACAAGCTCACCTCCGAGGCGTCGCGACGCTTCGAGCGGGGCGTCGACCCGGCTGTCGTCGAGGTCGCCCTCGACATGGCCTGCGCCCTGCTCGTCGACATCGCCGGCGGAGAGATCGCGGCCGAGCGCACCATCGTCGGTGACGTCCCGGCCATGCCGACCATCACCATGGACGTCAACCACCCGGCCGACCTCGCCGGCGTGGACTACTCCCGGGAGACCGTCATCGCCCGCCTCGAGGAGGTCGGCTGCACCGTCGCCGTCTCCTCCTGCGGCGGTAAGCTCGAGGTCACCCCGCCGACCTGGCGCGGCGACCTGACGATCCCGGCAGACCTGGTCGAGGAGGTCCTGCGTCTCGAGGGCCTCGAGGACATCCCGCTGGTCCTGCCGACCCCGGTCGGTGGCCGTGGCCTCACCCCGGCGCAGCGCCGCCGCCGTGCCGTCGAGCACGCGCTGGCCTACAACGGCTACGCGGAGATCCTGCCGAGCCCGTTCATCGCCAACGACACCTTCGACGTGTGGGGCCTGGACGCGGACGACGAGCGTCGCAACGCCGTGAAGGTGCAGAACCCGCTGGAGGCCGACCGCGCGATCCTGGGCACCACGCTGCTGCCGACCATGCTGGACGCCGTGGTGCGCAACGTGGCCCGCGGCCGCAACGACGTCGCCCTCTTCGGTCTGCAGCAGGTGGCCTTCAAGCGTGCCGACGCCTCCCCGATGCCGTCGGTCGCCGCCCGCCCCTCGGAGGCGGAGATCACCGAGCTCGTCGAGTCCCTCCCTTACCAGCCGCTGCACGTGTCCACCGTCGCCACCGGCCAGATCGAGTACGAGGGTCCGTGGGGTGAGGGCCGCGACTACACCTGGGCCGACGCCATCGAGTCCGCCCGCGTGGTCGCCCGCGCCGCCGACGTCGAGCTCGACGTGCAGTCCGTGGAGCACCTGCCCTGGCACCCGGGCCGCTGCGCCGCCCTGCTTGTCGACGGCGTCGTCGTCGGCCACGCCGGCGAGCTTCACCCGCAGATCCTCGAGGCCCTCGGCCTGCCGGCGCGCACCTGCGCCATGGAGATGGACCTCACCGCGGTGCCGCTGACCGAGAACTTCCCGGCCCCGGTCCTGTCGAGCTACCCGGCCCTGCACCAGGACATCGCCCTGGTCGTCGACGAGTCCGTCCCGGCCGAGGACGTCCGTCGGGTCGTCGCCGAGGGTGCCGGTGATCTGCTGGAGGAGGTCGAGCTTTTCGACGTCTACCGTTCCGAGCAGCTCGGCGAGGGCCGGAAGTCGCTCGCCTTCTCCCTCCTTTTCCGCGCCGGTGACCGCACCCTCACCGATGAGGAGGCCAACGAGCGTCGTCTCGCGGCCGCTGAACTGGCGAAGGTGCGCTTCGGCGCAGAAATGCGTGCGTAG
- the argC gene encoding N-acetyl-gamma-glutamyl-phosphate reductase produces the protein MTIKVAVAGATGYAGGEILRLLLGHPSYISGELEIGALTAGSSAGQQVAGLMPHLPQLADRVIEDTNPETLGGHDVVFLALPHGHSGPIGQALSESHPDTVVIDCAADFRLKEAGEWEHYYGSEHAGTWPYGIPELPGHREELQGAKRIAVPGCFPTGATLAALPAVAGGLIVPDLSIVSITGVSGAGKKAAVGLLGSEVMGNLRAYNTAGKHRHTPEVVQNLSEVTDEEVTVSFTPVLAPLPRGILTTITAPLKEGVTAQAAYETYRAFYSEEPFVHLLPEGQQPETQNVTGTNMCHLQVEVNERAGVLLMTAAIDNLTKGTGGAAVQCMNLALGLDETAGLPMAAVAP, from the coding sequence ATGACGATCAAGGTTGCAGTCGCTGGTGCCACGGGCTACGCGGGCGGGGAGATCCTCCGCCTCCTCCTCGGGCACCCCTCCTACATCTCCGGTGAGCTGGAGATCGGTGCGCTGACCGCGGGTTCCTCCGCCGGGCAGCAGGTGGCCGGTCTCATGCCGCACCTGCCGCAGCTGGCGGACCGCGTCATCGAGGACACGAACCCCGAGACCCTCGGTGGCCACGATGTCGTGTTCCTGGCTCTCCCGCACGGCCACTCCGGCCCCATCGGGCAGGCGCTGTCCGAGTCCCACCCGGACACGGTGGTGATCGACTGCGCCGCTGACTTCCGCCTCAAGGAGGCGGGGGAGTGGGAGCACTACTACGGTTCCGAGCACGCCGGCACCTGGCCCTACGGCATCCCGGAGCTGCCGGGCCACCGCGAGGAGCTGCAGGGCGCCAAGCGGATCGCCGTCCCCGGCTGCTTCCCGACGGGCGCCACCCTCGCCGCCCTGCCCGCCGTCGCGGGCGGACTCATCGTCCCGGATCTGTCCATCGTCTCCATCACCGGTGTCTCCGGTGCCGGCAAGAAGGCCGCTGTGGGGCTGCTGGGTTCCGAGGTCATGGGCAACCTGCGCGCCTACAACACCGCGGGCAAGCACCGTCACACCCCGGAGGTCGTCCAGAACCTCTCCGAGGTCACTGACGAGGAGGTCACGGTCTCCTTCACCCCGGTGCTGGCACCGCTGCCGCGCGGCATCCTCACCACCATCACCGCCCCGCTCAAGGAGGGCGTCACCGCCCAGGCGGCCTACGAGACCTACCGCGCCTTCTACTCCGAGGAGCCCTTCGTGCACCTGCTGCCGGAGGGCCAGCAGCCGGAGACGCAGAACGTCACCGGCACCAACATGTGCCACCTGCAGGTCGAGGTCAACGAGCGAGCCGGCGTGCTTCTCATGACCGCCGCCATCGACAACCTCACCAAGGGCACCGGCGGCGCTGCCGTCCAGTGCATGAACCTGGCGCTCGGCCTCGATGAGACCGCTGGCCTGCCCATGGCCGCCGTCGCCCCCTGA